One Delphinus delphis chromosome 3, mDelDel1.2, whole genome shotgun sequence genomic region harbors:
- the LOC132422403 gene encoding LOW QUALITY PROTEIN: neuropeptide Y receptor type 6-like (The sequence of the model RefSeq protein was modified relative to this genomic sequence to represent the inferred CDS: inserted 1 base in 1 codon; deleted 1 base in 1 codon), with protein MEFFLNHPASNKTSIKSNNSALFYFESCRPTSLGLLLLLIVYTVILIMDFSGNLSLIIIIFKKQREAQNVTNILYAYLFLPDILVRVMYIPFTIIYTLMDHWIFGDIMCKRTFYVHSVSISVSIFSLVLTAVERYQLIVNPQGWKHSVAHAYWGITLIWLVSLLLSIPFCLSYHLTHEPFQNLSLPTDLYTQQVACVENWPSKMNWLLFTTSLFMLQYCVPLSXTLICYLKIVICLGRRNGKVDKKRESESWVRENKRINAMLISTVVTFGVCWLPLNIFKVIFDWYHEVLRSCHHELVFVFCHLIAMVSTCIHPLFYGFLNKNFQKDLVLLIHHCWCFAPRERYQNTAISSMHTDESKGSLRLAHTSRSI; from the exons ATGGAATTTTTCTTAAACCATCCAGCATCTAATAAAACCAGTATAAAGAGCAACAACTCTGCACTTTTCTACTTTGAGTCCTGTAGA CCCACTTCCCTAGGCTTGCTCCTATTACTCATAGTCTATACTGTGATCTTAATCATGGACTTTTCTGGAAACCTCTCTCTCATTATTATCATCTTtaagaagcagagagaagctCAGAATGTCACCAACATACTGTACGCCTATCTCTTCCTCCCTGACATCTTGGTACGTGTCATGTACATCCCTTTTACTATCATCTACACTCTGATGGATCACTGGATATTTGGGGATATCATGTGCAAACGCACCTTCTATGTGCATAGTGTCTCCATCTCTGTGTCCATATTCTCACTTGTGTTAACTGCTGTTGAAAGATATCAGCTGATTGTGAACCCTCAGGGCTGGAAACACAGTGTAGCTCACGCCTACtggggtatcacattgatttggcTAGTTTCCCTTCTGTTGTCTATTCCCTTCTGCCTGTCCTACCACCTCACCCATGAGCCCTTCCAAAACCTCTCTCTTCCCACTGACCTCTATACCCAGCAGGTGGCCTGTGTAGAGAACTGGCCGTCCAAAATGAACTGGCTCCTCTTTACCACCTCCCTGTTTATGTTGCAATATTGTGTCCCTCTGA TCACCCTCATCTGCTACCTGAAGATTGTTATCTGCCTTGGCAGGAGAAATGGGAAAGTAGACAAGAAGAGGGAAAGTGAGAGCTGGGTCAGGGAGAACAAGAGGATCAACGCGATGTTGATTTCTACTGTCGTAACCTTTGGGGTCTGCTGGCTTCCCTTGAACATCTTCAAGGTCATCTTTGACTGGTATCATGAGGTCCTGAGGAGCTGCCACCATGAACTGGTATTTGTATTTTGCCACTTGATTGCTATGGTTTCTACATGCATACATCCTCTGTTTTATGGCTTTCTCAACAAAAATTTCCAGAAGGACCTGGTATTGCTTATTCACCACTGCTGGTGCTTTGCACCTCGGGAAAGATACCAAAATACTGCCATCTCAAGTATGCACACAGATGAATCCAAGGGATCATTAAGATTAGCTCATACATCAAGAAGTatataa